In one Streptomyces venezuelae genomic region, the following are encoded:
- a CDS encoding fructose-specific PTS transporter subunit EIIC, giving the protein MSEMITADLVDLELDLSAETKEAAARSLAARMVALGRVTDLEGFLADVAAREAQMPTGLDGGIGIPHCRSAHVTEPTLAFGRSARGIDFGAPDGPADLIFLIAAPAGADDAHLTILSSLARHLMDAEFTGALRSAEDADAAAALISGEDRAASAREASGAREAREAPGTSADSEAPATPSATPDTGAPATPETATSDAPATPATAAEPFRVVAVTSCPTGIAHTYMAAESLENAAREAGVEITVETQGSAGFTRLDPAVIAAADGVVFAHDVPVRDKERFAGKPTVDVGVKAGINRPAELLTEVRDKAARGETTAPTGPTPVDNAGDSGDGYGTKLRKWLMSGVSYMVPFVAAGGLLIALGFAIGGWKIDKAPSVAEHFIWTDHTSWAALLFQIGGLAFAFLVPVLAGYIAYGMADRPGLVPGFVGGSVAVTINAGFLGGLAAGLLAGAVVMGIQRVRIPAVLRAIMPVVVIPLISSAVVGFLMFLVVGKPIASLQSALTDWLEGLSGANAVILGIILGLMMCFDLGGPLNKVAYAFAIGGLTHPTDGSLKVMAAAMAAGMVPPLAMALATTVRGRLFTKTERENGKAAWFLGASFITEGAIPFAAADPLRVIPASMAGGAVTGALSMAFGCTLRAPHGGVFVVPLIGQPLLYLVAIAAGVCVSTAVVVLLKGARKTTPSGPADEAAPAEERVAATV; this is encoded by the coding sequence ATGAGCGAGATGATCACCGCGGATCTGGTCGACCTCGAACTCGACCTGTCCGCCGAAACCAAGGAAGCCGCGGCCCGCTCCCTCGCCGCACGCATGGTGGCCCTCGGCCGGGTGACCGACCTCGAAGGGTTCCTGGCCGACGTGGCGGCCCGCGAGGCACAGATGCCGACCGGACTGGACGGCGGCATTGGCATCCCGCACTGCCGCAGCGCCCACGTCACCGAGCCGACCCTCGCCTTCGGCCGCTCGGCGCGCGGCATCGACTTCGGTGCGCCGGACGGCCCCGCCGACCTGATCTTCCTGATCGCGGCCCCGGCGGGCGCGGACGACGCCCACCTGACGATCCTGTCGTCGCTGGCCCGGCACTTGATGGACGCGGAGTTCACGGGGGCGCTGCGATCGGCGGAGGACGCGGACGCGGCGGCGGCGCTGATCAGCGGGGAGGACCGGGCAGCGTCGGCGCGCGAGGCATCCGGGGCACGTGAGGCACGTGAGGCGCCCGGCACCTCCGCCGACTCGGAAGCCCCTGCGACTCCCTCCGCCACCCCCGACACCGGCGCCCCCGCCACCCCCGAGACCGCCACCTCCGACGCTCCCGCCACCCCCGCCACCGCGGCCGAGCCCTTCCGCGTCGTGGCCGTCACCTCCTGCCCCACCGGCATCGCCCACACCTACATGGCCGCCGAGTCGCTGGAGAACGCCGCGCGCGAGGCGGGCGTGGAGATCACCGTCGAGACGCAGGGCTCGGCGGGCTTCACCCGGCTCGACCCCGCGGTGATCGCCGCCGCGGACGGCGTCGTGTTCGCCCACGACGTCCCCGTACGCGACAAGGAACGTTTCGCCGGGAAGCCCACCGTCGACGTGGGCGTGAAGGCGGGCATCAACCGCCCCGCGGAACTCCTCACCGAGGTACGGGACAAGGCCGCACGCGGCGAGACCACCGCCCCCACGGGCCCCACCCCCGTCGACAACGCCGGTGACAGCGGCGACGGCTACGGCACCAAGCTCCGCAAATGGCTCATGTCCGGCGTCAGTTACATGGTGCCCTTCGTCGCCGCGGGCGGCCTGCTCATCGCGCTCGGCTTCGCCATCGGCGGCTGGAAGATCGACAAGGCGCCGTCGGTCGCCGAGCACTTCATCTGGACGGACCACACCAGCTGGGCCGCGCTGCTCTTCCAGATCGGCGGGCTCGCCTTCGCCTTCCTCGTACCGGTCCTCGCGGGCTACATCGCGTACGGCATGGCCGACCGCCCCGGCCTGGTCCCCGGCTTCGTCGGCGGTTCGGTGGCCGTCACCATCAACGCCGGCTTCCTCGGCGGTCTCGCCGCGGGCCTGCTCGCTGGAGCCGTCGTCATGGGCATCCAACGGGTCCGCATCCCCGCCGTGCTGCGCGCCATCATGCCGGTCGTGGTGATCCCGCTGATCTCGTCGGCGGTGGTCGGCTTCCTGATGTTCCTCGTCGTCGGCAAGCCCATCGCCTCGCTGCAGAGCGCGCTGACCGACTGGCTGGAGGGGCTCTCCGGGGCCAACGCGGTCATCCTGGGCATCATCCTCGGCCTGATGATGTGCTTCGACCTCGGCGGCCCGCTGAACAAGGTGGCCTACGCCTTCGCGATCGGCGGGCTCACGCACCCGACCGACGGCAGCCTGAAGGTCATGGCCGCGGCGATGGCGGCCGGCATGGTCCCGCCGCTCGCCATGGCGCTCGCCACGACGGTCCGCGGCCGCCTCTTCACCAAGACCGAGCGCGAGAACGGCAAGGCGGCCTGGTTCCTCGGCGCCTCCTTCATCACGGAGGGCGCGATCCCGTTCGCCGCGGCCGATCCGCTGCGCGTCATCCCCGCGTCGATGGCGGGCGGCGCGGTCACCGGCGCCCTGTCGATGGCCTTCGGCTGCACGCTGCGCGCTCCGCACGGCGGTGTCTTCGTGGTCCCGCTGATCGGCCAGCCCCTGCTCTACCTGGTCGCGATCGCCGCCGGCGTCTGTGTCTCGACGGCCGTGGTGGTCCTGCTCAAGGGCGCCAGGAAGACGACGCCTTCGGGCCCGGCCGACGAGGCGGCACCCGCGGAGGAGCGGGTGGCGGCGACGGTCTGA
- a CDS encoding MFS transporter — protein MTSPSTTSAPGSPAAAGDRRRWFALAIVMTAAFMDLVDVTIVNIAIPSIQRDAGASFSQIQWITAGYSLAFAAGLVTGGRLGDIHGRKRIFLIGITGFTVASALCGFAANPEMLVASRILQGGMAALMVPQVLSIVHATFPAHERGKVFGLFGMIVGLGAVSGPLLGALLTEWNIFGLEWRPIFLINLPVGIAGIILGRKFISESKAPRALKLDLVGVVLVTAGLLMLLYPLTRGRELGWPVWGHVMMAGSLVVFGALIAYEKRKAAKDGSPLVELSLFKVKSFAAGIAVQTVFGVTLGIFFLVWTLYMQVGLGWTALRAGLTGVPFSIAVSAAAGISVQKLVPRFGRKVLQTGALAMAVGVLIYIWEAGRYGADIAPWQMALPLVVMGVGMGLIVAPLTDAVLSEVPQEHAGSASGLINTVQQMGTALGLGLVSVVFFGVIDEHVRPDRIPAEFVDGFQNALWWVAGVLAVIFLVMFALPAKPKQHVEGGGADATVPEKEPALT, from the coding sequence ATGACTTCACCCAGCACCACTTCCGCTCCCGGGTCACCGGCCGCCGCCGGCGACCGGCGGCGTTGGTTCGCCCTGGCCATCGTGATGACCGCCGCCTTCATGGACCTCGTCGACGTCACGATCGTCAACATCGCCATCCCGTCGATCCAGCGGGACGCGGGCGCCTCGTTCAGCCAGATCCAGTGGATCACCGCGGGCTACTCGCTCGCGTTCGCCGCGGGCCTCGTCACCGGCGGACGGCTCGGCGACATCCACGGCCGCAAGCGGATCTTCCTCATAGGCATCACCGGGTTCACCGTCGCCTCCGCGCTCTGCGGTTTCGCGGCGAACCCGGAGATGCTGGTCGCGTCGCGCATCCTGCAGGGCGGCATGGCCGCGCTGATGGTGCCGCAGGTGCTGTCCATCGTGCACGCGACCTTCCCGGCCCACGAGCGCGGCAAGGTCTTCGGCCTCTTCGGCATGATCGTCGGGCTCGGCGCGGTCTCCGGGCCGCTGCTCGGCGCGCTGCTCACCGAGTGGAACATCTTCGGCCTCGAATGGCGGCCGATCTTCCTCATCAACCTGCCGGTCGGCATCGCGGGCATCATCCTCGGCCGGAAGTTCATCTCCGAGTCCAAGGCGCCGCGCGCCCTCAAGCTGGACCTCGTCGGCGTCGTCCTGGTCACCGCGGGCCTCCTCATGCTGCTCTACCCGCTCACCCGCGGCCGCGAGCTCGGCTGGCCCGTGTGGGGTCACGTGATGATGGCCGGGTCCCTCGTCGTCTTCGGCGCCCTCATCGCGTACGAGAAGAGGAAGGCGGCCAAGGACGGCTCGCCGCTCGTCGAGCTGTCGCTGTTCAAGGTGAAGAGCTTCGCCGCGGGCATCGCGGTGCAGACGGTCTTCGGCGTCACGCTGGGCATCTTCTTCCTGGTCTGGACGCTCTACATGCAGGTCGGCCTCGGCTGGACCGCGCTGCGCGCCGGTCTGACGGGCGTGCCGTTCTCGATCGCCGTCTCGGCGGCGGCCGGCATCTCCGTGCAGAAGCTCGTGCCCCGCTTCGGCCGCAAGGTGCTGCAGACCGGCGCCCTCGCGATGGCCGTGGGCGTCCTGATCTACATCTGGGAGGCCGGGCGGTACGGGGCGGACATCGCGCCCTGGCAGATGGCACTCCCGCTGGTCGTGATGGGCGTCGGCATGGGGCTGATCGTGGCCCCGCTCACGGACGCGGTCCTCTCGGAAGTCCCCCAGGAGCACGCGGGTTCGGCCTCCGGGCTGATCAACACCGTGCAGCAGATGGGCACCGCGCTCGGCCTCGGCCTCGTGTCGGTGGTCTTCTTCGGCGTCATCGACGAGCACGTGCGCCCGGACCGGATCCCGGCGGAGTTCGTGGACGGGTTCCAGAACGCGCTGTGGTGGGTGGCTGGCGTGCTCGCCGTCATCTTCCTGGTGATGTTCGCCCTCCCGGCGAAGCCGAAGCAGCACGTCGAGGGCGGCGGGGCGGACGCAACCGTTCCGGAGAAGGAGCCGGCGCTGACGTAG
- a CDS encoding helix-turn-helix transcriptional regulator: MTTDAGSTTGAGGAEGMGGAGIAGSTTGAGSAAGAGDTTDAGRTTNAGGTTDVGRAAGSGSDTPARLFQLLSLLQTPREWPGAELSERLGVSRRTVRRDIDRLRDLGYPVRASQGAAGGYRLVAGKAMPPLVLDDEEAVAIAVGLRAGAGHAVEGVEEASVRALAKLEQVLPGRLRHRVSTLQIATTPLTSGDGASIAPETLTVMASAAAGHERLRFAYRAGDGTESRRLTEPYRLVSTGRRWYLVAYDIDREDWRTFRVDRVSEPFATGARFVPRELPRGDAATFIRESMWRGRQHSYALDVTFAAPAEFVAARLPSALGPVQPVDEHSCRLRCEASDSVEWLAVRLAVMDCEFSVRGPRELVECVREMGARMTRSVT, from the coding sequence ATGACGACGGATGCGGGCAGTACGACGGGCGCGGGCGGTGCGGAGGGCATGGGCGGTGCGGGGATCGCGGGCAGTACGACGGGCGCGGGCAGTGCGGCGGGCGCGGGCGACACGACCGACGCGGGCCGTACGACGAACGCGGGCGGCACGACCGACGTGGGCCGGGCGGCGGGGTCGGGTAGCGATACCCCGGCGCGGCTCTTCCAGCTCCTCTCCCTTCTGCAGACGCCCCGCGAGTGGCCGGGCGCCGAGCTCTCGGAGCGGCTCGGGGTCAGCAGGCGCACGGTGCGGCGGGACATCGACCGGCTGCGGGACCTCGGCTATCCCGTGCGGGCCAGCCAGGGCGCGGCCGGCGGCTACCGCCTGGTCGCGGGCAAGGCGATGCCGCCGCTGGTCCTGGACGACGAGGAGGCGGTGGCCATCGCGGTCGGGCTGCGGGCCGGGGCGGGGCACGCCGTGGAGGGCGTGGAGGAGGCGTCGGTGCGGGCGCTCGCCAAGCTGGAGCAGGTGCTTCCGGGGCGGCTGCGGCACCGGGTCTCCACGCTGCAGATCGCGACGACGCCGCTGACCAGCGGGGACGGGGCGAGCATCGCGCCGGAGACGCTGACGGTGATGGCATCGGCGGCGGCCGGGCACGAGCGGCTGCGGTTCGCCTATCGCGCGGGGGACGGCACGGAGTCCCGGCGGCTCACCGAGCCGTACCGGCTGGTGTCGACGGGTCGCCGCTGGTACCTCGTGGCGTACGACATCGACCGCGAGGACTGGCGGACCTTCCGGGTGGACCGGGTCTCCGAGCCGTTCGCGACGGGCGCGCGGTTCGTGCCGAGGGAGCTGCCGCGGGGGGACGCGGCGACGTTCATCCGCGAGTCGATGTGGCGCGGACGACAGCACTCGTACGCTCTCGACGTCACCTTCGCGGCGCCCGCCGAGTTCGTCGCCGCGCGGCTGCCGTCGGCGCTCGGGCCTGTGCAGCCCGTGGACGAGCACAGCTGCCGACTGCGCTGCGAGGCCTCGGACTCGGTGGAGTGGCTGGCGGTGCGCCTCGCGGTCATGGACTGCGAATTCAGCGTGCGGGGGCCGCGGGAGCTGGTGGAGTGCGTGCGGGAGATGGGCGCGCGCATGACCCGATCCGTGACCTGA
- the pfkB gene encoding 1-phosphofructokinase: MILTVTPNPSLDRTYEVPALDRGEVVRATGERVDPGGKGVNVSRAVAAAGVRTVAVLPLGGAPGALVAQLLDEQGIEAAPVPVAGQTRSNIAVAEPDGTLTKINAPGPELSDAERELLLATVGERSRGADWIACCGSLPRGLKPSWYAELVARAHAAGARIALDTSGPALLAALAERPDVVKPNVEELAEAVGRPLAMVGDAVEAAEELRKAGAHAVLASLGADGQLLVDVSGAYFASAPVAAVRSNVGAGDSSLAGFLIAGGSGPRALASAVAHGAAAVQLPGSAMPTPADLAPDAVTVTAEVPLTRALTEPAA, from the coding sequence ATGATTCTCACCGTCACCCCCAACCCCTCCCTCGACCGCACCTACGAGGTGCCCGCGCTCGACCGCGGCGAGGTCGTCCGCGCCACCGGCGAGCGCGTGGACCCGGGCGGCAAGGGCGTCAACGTCTCGCGGGCCGTCGCGGCGGCGGGCGTGCGGACCGTCGCCGTACTGCCCCTCGGCGGAGCGCCCGGCGCCCTCGTCGCCCAACTCCTCGACGAGCAGGGCATCGAAGCCGCCCCGGTGCCGGTGGCCGGGCAGACGCGGTCCAACATCGCGGTCGCGGAGCCCGACGGCACACTCACGAAGATCAACGCGCCCGGCCCCGAACTCTCCGACGCGGAGCGGGAACTGCTGCTCGCCACCGTCGGCGAACGGTCGCGCGGCGCCGACTGGATCGCCTGCTGCGGAAGCCTGCCGCGCGGCCTGAAGCCCTCCTGGTACGCGGAGCTCGTGGCCCGCGCGCACGCGGCCGGCGCGCGGATCGCCCTGGACACGTCGGGGCCCGCACTGCTCGCCGCGCTCGCCGAACGCCCCGACGTCGTCAAGCCCAACGTCGAAGAGCTCGCCGAAGCGGTGGGGCGCCCCCTCGCCATGGTCGGCGACGCGGTCGAGGCCGCCGAGGAACTGCGGAAGGCGGGCGCCCACGCGGTCCTCGCCAGCCTCGGCGCCGACGGCCAGCTCCTGGTCGACGTGTCGGGCGCGTACTTCGCGAGCGCCCCCGTCGCCGCCGTACGCAGCAACGTCGGGGCCGGCGACTCCTCCCTCGCCGGTTTCCTGATCGCGGGCGGCTCGGGACCCCGCGCCCTCGCGTCCGCCGTGGCCCACGGCGCGGCGGCGGTCCAGCTCCCCGGCAGCGCGATGCCGACCCCGGCGGATCTGGCGCCGGACGCGGTCACGGTGACGGCGGAGGTCCCGCTGACCCGCGCACTGACGGAGCCCGCCGCATGA
- a CDS encoding extracellular solute-binding protein, which yields MRRRQFLLHTAGLSGATALGAAGLSACSAETDTPLKLLVASYDKSVGSSIGDQWGSLIGAFKKAHPGIDVDLERVPFAKLDQTLARRVKDGDAPDIAQSNLFAPYAEDGKLYGASDLFDVRTEGDFIRSYAEAGMVDRVQYGLPFLASTPRLFYNKALFKQARVKAPRSWAELRDAAVALKGIGVPTPYGLQLGPEAAEDEVLAWLLADGGGYAGLTGYDFANPSNIDTLTWLRDNLVTRGLAGADPKSLTRTDAYAQFLRGKIGMLIAHPVLMGAADQAEFPYAHAPFPRKLGGAAPPVGLNDWLMAFKRNGRREQCGTFLSYLYGRKSALAYGGSQAALPVTSSASDALRKDPKQRPMWDFIDQMPEAQFQPTNLGSWPEVRGAVRGRVGDAVVKGGSPKEVLEGLDAAAAQAEL from the coding sequence GTGCGTCGTCGGCAGTTCCTCCTCCACACGGCCGGTCTCAGCGGCGCCACCGCGCTCGGCGCCGCCGGGCTCAGCGCCTGCTCCGCGGAGACCGACACCCCGCTCAAGCTCCTCGTGGCCAGCTACGACAAGAGCGTGGGCTCCTCCATCGGCGACCAGTGGGGCAGCCTCATCGGCGCCTTCAAGAAGGCCCACCCGGGCATCGACGTCGACCTCGAACGCGTCCCCTTCGCCAAGCTCGACCAGACCCTGGCCCGGCGCGTGAAGGACGGCGACGCCCCCGACATCGCCCAGTCCAACCTCTTCGCGCCCTACGCCGAGGACGGCAAGCTGTACGGCGCGTCCGACCTGTTCGACGTGCGGACCGAGGGCGACTTCATCCGCTCCTACGCGGAGGCGGGCATGGTCGACCGCGTCCAGTACGGTCTGCCGTTCCTCGCCAGCACGCCGCGGCTCTTCTACAACAAGGCGCTGTTCAAGCAGGCCCGCGTCAAGGCGCCCCGCTCCTGGGCCGAACTGCGTGACGCCGCCGTGGCGTTGAAGGGGATCGGCGTGCCCACCCCGTACGGCCTGCAGCTCGGCCCCGAGGCCGCCGAGGACGAGGTGCTGGCCTGGCTGCTCGCGGACGGCGGCGGCTACGCGGGCCTCACCGGCTATGACTTCGCCAATCCCAGCAACATCGACACCCTCACCTGGCTGCGCGACAACCTCGTCACGCGCGGGCTCGCGGGCGCCGACCCCAAGTCGCTGACGAGGACGGACGCGTACGCCCAGTTCCTGCGCGGCAAGATCGGCATGCTGATCGCACACCCGGTCCTGATGGGCGCCGCGGACCAGGCCGAGTTCCCCTACGCGCACGCCCCGTTCCCGCGGAAGCTGGGCGGCGCCGCGCCGCCCGTGGGGCTCAACGACTGGCTGATGGCGTTCAAGCGGAACGGGCGGCGCGAGCAGTGCGGCACGTTCCTGAGCTACCTGTACGGGCGCAAGTCCGCCCTCGCGTACGGCGGGAGCCAGGCCGCGCTGCCCGTGACGAGCTCCGCGTCGGACGCTCTGCGCAAGGATCCGAAGCAGCGGCCGATGTGGGACTTCATCGACCAGATGCCGGAGGCGCAGTTCCAGCCCACGAACCTCGGGTCCTGGCCCGAGGTCCGCGGCGCGGTGCGGGGGCGCGTCGGCGACGCGGTGGTGAAGGGTGGCAGCCCCAAGGAGGTCCTTGAGGGGCTTGACGCGGCGGCGGCCCAAGCGGAGCTCTGA
- a CDS encoding DeoR/GlpR family DNA-binding transcription regulator, translating into MYAPERQQEILRLARDGGRVDVLSLAEVFQVTAETIRRDLKALDRAGLVRRVHGGAIPAGRLDFEPDLAEREGTAADEKDRIAHAALAELPAEGSVVLDAGSTVARLAAALPLESTLTVVTHGLPTAARLADHPGIQLHLIGGRVRQRTRAAVDAWALRAYGEIRADVLFLAANGFSAEAGLTTPDLAEAAVKRAAVAAARRVVLLADSAKHGQEHFARFGDLSDVDLLITDTGLTDDDAAAIERGGTEVVRA; encoded by the coding sequence ATGTACGCACCGGAGCGGCAGCAGGAGATCCTGCGGCTCGCACGCGACGGCGGCCGCGTCGACGTGCTGTCGCTGGCCGAGGTGTTCCAGGTCACCGCGGAGACCATCCGGCGCGACCTGAAGGCGCTCGACCGGGCCGGACTCGTTCGCCGCGTGCACGGCGGTGCCATACCGGCGGGACGCCTCGACTTCGAGCCCGACCTCGCCGAGCGCGAGGGCACCGCCGCCGACGAGAAGGACCGCATCGCCCACGCCGCGCTCGCCGAACTCCCCGCCGAGGGCAGCGTCGTCCTCGACGCCGGGTCGACCGTCGCGCGGCTCGCGGCGGCGCTCCCGCTGGAGTCGACACTCACCGTCGTCACGCACGGCCTGCCCACGGCCGCCCGCCTCGCCGACCACCCCGGCATCCAGCTCCACCTCATTGGCGGCAGGGTCAGGCAGCGTACGCGCGCGGCGGTCGACGCGTGGGCCCTGCGGGCGTACGGCGAGATCCGTGCCGACGTCCTCTTCCTCGCCGCCAACGGCTTCTCCGCCGAGGCCGGGCTCACCACCCCCGACCTCGCCGAGGCGGCCGTGAAGCGGGCGGCCGTCGCGGCGGCCCGCCGGGTCGTGCTGCTCGCGGACTCCGCCAAGCACGGCCAGGAGCACTTCGCGCGCTTCGGGGACCTCTCCGACGTGGACCTGCTGATCACCGACACCGGCCTGACCGACGACGACGCCGCAGCGATCGAGCGCGGCGGCACGGAAGTAGTACGCGCATGA
- a CDS encoding TetR/AcrR family transcriptional regulator encodes MPDMPPVSLTERRKNETRLDIARTAAALFVADGLRATRAEDIARAAGVAPRTFYRYFPTKEESVAPLFAAGAQQWAEAVRRAPAELSVPDALRHAVRDALGAETAGAVESLDWVRSLLRMSVESAALRAVWADACHASEQTLLTVLGERAGAVPSLDLRLAAAVASAAVRVGVESWAVEDAPPSGGEDARPSGGEGAPPSGRGDAGPAALAERCLAALDAFPWP; translated from the coding sequence ATGCCTGACATGCCTCCCGTTTCGCTCACGGAGCGACGCAAGAACGAGACCCGCCTGGACATCGCCCGTACCGCGGCGGCGCTCTTCGTGGCGGACGGGCTGCGGGCCACCCGCGCCGAGGACATCGCGCGGGCGGCGGGCGTCGCGCCGCGCACGTTCTACCGCTACTTCCCGACCAAGGAGGAGTCCGTCGCGCCGCTCTTCGCGGCCGGCGCCCAGCAGTGGGCGGAGGCGGTGCGCAGGGCGCCGGCGGAGCTGTCGGTTCCGGACGCGCTGCGGCACGCGGTCAGGGACGCGCTCGGGGCGGAGACCGCGGGGGCGGTCGAGTCCCTGGACTGGGTGCGGTCGTTGCTGCGCATGTCGGTGGAGAGCGCGGCACTGCGGGCGGTGTGGGCGGACGCGTGCCATGCGTCGGAACAGACGTTGCTGACGGTCCTGGGGGAGCGGGCGGGCGCCGTGCCCTCCCTCGACCTGCGGCTCGCGGCGGCGGTGGCGAGTGCGGCGGTGCGGGTGGGGGTCGAGAGCTGGGCGGTGGAGGACGCGCCGCCGAGTGGTGGGGAGGACGCGCGGCCGAGTGGCGGGGAGGGTGCGCCGCCGAGTGGCCGGGGGGACGCGGGTCCGGCAGCGCTCGCGGAGCGCTGTCTGGCGGCGCTGGACGCGTTCCCCTGGCCGTAG
- a CDS encoding DUF6227 family protein: protein MSVPYDTAYEPPESPEPHSPEEHLERLLGRAMNSFDLPDEVLVRLGTALAHSSALHSAHHSSGLHRETFRHTWLLADASVLTLWELVHNTAPGRAPTHELYADEEEAGVATSRLPLPPDPPACGKPVLLELPPDSEPRHVYVPDDSADHARRLLRRAENPDGDRPGKSVARLLRAAFAHQITQAFGRPQLAGEVRMCFSLYEHAFLLFDGGETSLWEVEHTLTPDGRHMCEVYDTEEAARAAMERRALAWTRERRARN, encoded by the coding sequence TTGAGCGTTCCGTACGACACTGCGTACGAGCCACCCGAGTCGCCCGAGCCACACTCTCCGGAGGAGCATCTCGAGCGACTCCTCGGCCGCGCAATGAACTCCTTCGACCTGCCGGACGAGGTGCTGGTCCGGCTCGGCACCGCGCTCGCCCACAGCAGCGCGCTGCACTCCGCGCACCACAGCTCGGGCCTGCACCGCGAGACGTTCAGACACACCTGGCTGCTCGCCGACGCGTCCGTGCTCACGCTCTGGGAGCTCGTCCACAACACCGCGCCGGGCCGCGCCCCGACGCACGAGCTCTATGCCGACGAGGAGGAGGCGGGCGTCGCCACGTCGCGGCTGCCGCTGCCGCCCGACCCGCCCGCGTGCGGCAAGCCCGTGCTGCTCGAGCTCCCGCCCGACTCCGAGCCCCGCCATGTGTACGTTCCGGACGACTCCGCGGACCACGCGCGCAGGCTCCTGCGCCGCGCGGAGAACCCGGACGGCGACCGGCCCGGCAAGAGCGTCGCGCGGCTGCTCCGTGCCGCGTTCGCGCACCAGATCACCCAGGCCTTCGGCCGTCCGCAGCTCGCCGGCGAAGTGCGGATGTGCTTCTCGCTCTACGAGCACGCGTTCCTGCTCTTCGACGGCGGCGAGACCAGCCTCTGGGAGGTCGAGCACACGCTCACGCCCGACGGGCGGCACATGTGCGAGGTGTACGACACCGAGGAGGCGGCCCGCGCCGCGATGGAGCGCAGGGCCCTCGCGTGGACCCGGGAACGCCGGGCGCGGAACTAG